A genomic region of Deltaproteobacteria bacterium contains the following coding sequences:
- a CDS encoding 30S ribosomal protein S12: protein MPTIQQLVRNGRAIKQKKIKARDLMQCPQRRGVCIRVSTQTPKKPNSALRKVARVRLSNGREVWAYIPGEGHNLQEHSVVLVRGGRVKDLPGVRYHIVRGTLDTLGVDGRNQGRSRYGTKRRK from the coding sequence ATGCCGACGATTCAACAGCTGGTCCGCAACGGGCGCGCGATCAAGCAGAAGAAGATCAAGGCCCGTGATCTGATGCAGTGCCCGCAGCGACGCGGCGTTTGCATCCGTGTATCGACGCAGACGCCGAAGAAGCCGAACTCCGCGCTGCGCAAGGTGGCGCGCGTCCGGCTCTCGAACGGGCGCGAGGTCTGGGCCTACATCCCCGGCGAGGGACACAACCTCCAGGAACACTCGGTGGTGTTGGTGCGCGGCGGACGCGTCAAGGACCTTCCCGGCGTTCGCTACCACATCGTGCGGGGCACGCTCGACACGCTCGGAGTCGACGGCCGCAATCAGGGCCGCAGCCGCTACGGCACGAAGCGGCGGAAGTAG
- the rpsG gene encoding 30S ribosomal protein S7 → MPRRREVPRRETTPDPKYGDRQVAKFVNVLMSCGKKSTAEAIAYGALQLVEERGQEEPVRVFRRALENVRPRIEVKSRRVGGATYQVPVEVSPNRGSALAMRWVVQYARARAGKSMQEKLAAELLDAAAERGEAVRKREETHRMADANKAFAHYRW, encoded by the coding sequence ATGCCCCGACGACGCGAAGTCCCCCGACGCGAGACCACACCGGATCCGAAGTACGGCGATCGTCAGGTCGCGAAGTTCGTGAACGTGCTGATGAGCTGCGGAAAGAAGAGCACCGCCGAGGCGATCGCCTATGGCGCGCTGCAGCTCGTCGAGGAGCGCGGGCAGGAAGAGCCGGTGCGGGTCTTCCGGCGCGCGCTCGAGAACGTGCGCCCGCGCATCGAGGTGAAGAGCCGGCGCGTGGGCGGCGCGACCTACCAGGTGCCCGTGGAGGTCTCGCCGAATCGTGGCTCGGCGCTCGCGATGCGCTGGGTGGTCCAGTACGCGCGCGCGCGAGCGGGGAAGTCGATGCAGGAGAAGCTCGCGGCCGAGCTTCTCGATGCGGCGGCGGAGCGCGGCGAAGCGGTGCGCAAGCGCGAAGAGACGCACCGCATGGCGGACGCCAACAAGGCGTTCGCCCACTACCGCTGGTAG